CAAGCAAAAGAAAAATATGCAAATCTCCCCGGTGTACAACACTTAAAACAAATCAAACCAAACGGTGACTTTGTGTATGTTGTCAAGTTAGGTACACTGGCTCCGGAAGGGGTAGGTTGGGCTGCTTTAATCAAAACCGTGGTTAATCCCGGTATATTAAAAGTAACGAATGGCCTGATATATTTAAATTGGTATTACGGCGGCACAATGGGCGATGATCAGGACATATTGGCCAAACTGCGCAATGGACAGTTACAGGGAGGCGGTTTTTCCGGTCAGGGAATGGTGATGGCTTGTCCGGAGATAGCGTTACTGGAACTCCCGTTCTTATTTGAGAGTTATGACGAAGTTGAATATATTTACTCTAAATTAAGGCCCCGCATTAGTCAGTGGTTTGAAAAGAGAGGATACCACCTTGTTTTGTTGGCCGAACAGGATTTTGATCAGATCTATTCCACGAAACATGAAATCAAAACGCCGGATGATTTTAAGAAAAGCCGTTTTTTGACATGGTATGGTCCGCTGGAAGAGAGGACTTTGAAGGCTTTAAGTGCGAGTCCTTTGCCGATTCGCGTGCCTGAAGTTGCCGCTTCTATCCGTACAGGTGTTTGTGATGCATTCATCAGCCCTGGTATCTGGGCGGTCGGCACCCAGATGTATACTGTTATGAAATACCTCAATCCCATGCACATACGGTATTCGCCGGCCGGAGGCATTATAACAATGAAAACATGGAATCTTCTGCCCAAGGAAGTACAAATTGCTATTGATGATTATGTATTATCCATAGAGAAGGATTTCAGGCAGAAAGTGCGCGAAAGCAATGAAAAATGCCTGAAAGCCATGTACAAATACGGCATGAAAGAAGCCAAGATGACGCCGGCGGAGATTGATGTTCTGAAGAAGAGAACCATGCCTATTTGGGATGAATTCGCTGAAAAAGGATTCTATTCCAAGGCCGAGTTAAATGAAGTTAAGGGCCTCTTAGCGGAGTATCGAGCCAAGAAAGGGAAATAAATAGTTTGTATAAGAAAGAAAAAAAAAGAGGTTAGCAACCGTAACCTGATAACCCGATGGTAAGGCGAAGTCATTTACGATCGAAAGGAAAAACAGCGAACTTATAACTTCTATGTGATAAATAATTCAGGATTCTTTGGCCACGCCAGAGAATGAAAGATGTAAAATGTCTTTACTCATCTTGACCTGTGGAACCAAACCATAAAAGAGCCCAATTCGAGAGTTGGGCTCTTTTATGGTTATTCCTTCAAAATAAAAAGATTATTCTGGTTTACTGATTATTTTTTTGAAGTCGGTAATTATCGATTCATTCAATCCTTTGCATTAATTTACTATAATAGTTCTACTCCCTCCGCCTTCACCAAGGCATGGTTTTATTTAACTCACTGATCTTGTTAATGGCTAATACTATTTCTTATGCATTCCAAATGTAGATCTATGATTTGTGAAAATGTGTGAAACTTTATTGATGGCAATTAGGGAAATTAGAGACAACGCCCTGTTATTTGATTTCCGCTATTCAGGCAAACTCAAACGTGCTCTTTTGCGCGAACGGCAATTCGCGCAGGTTATAGATGAAAATCAGGCTAGTTTTTCATTGACACACATGTCCGAAATTCCTATAGTTCCAATATGAATAAGCAATATTTTATCAAAGCACGAATACC
The sequence above is a segment of the Deltaproteobacteria bacterium HGW-Deltaproteobacteria-2 genome. Coding sequences within it:
- a CDS encoding C4-dicarboxylate ABC transporter substrate-binding protein; this encodes MRFLTANFMQKILIGKEMFMKCKKLVGLLCVGFVLFFAGSASADGIQAKEKYANLPGVQHLKQIKPNGDFVYVVKLGTLAPEGVGWAALIKTVVNPGILKVTNGLIYLNWYYGGTMGDDQDILAKLRNGQLQGGGFSGQGMVMACPEIALLELPFLFESYDEVEYIYSKLRPRISQWFEKRGYHLVLLAEQDFDQIYSTKHEIKTPDDFKKSRFLTWYGPLEERTLKALSASPLPIRVPEVAASIRTGVCDAFISPGIWAVGTQMYTVMKYLNPMHIRYSPAGGIITMKTWNLLPKEVQIAIDDYVLSIEKDFRQKVRESNEKCLKAMYKYGMKEAKMTPAEIDVLKKRTMPIWDEFAEKGFYSKAELNEVKGLLAEYRAKKGK